One window from the genome of Penaeus monodon isolate SGIC_2016 chromosome 4, NSTDA_Pmon_1, whole genome shotgun sequence encodes:
- the LOC119572340 gene encoding glutamine--fructose-6-phosphate aminotransferase [isomerizing] 2-like isoform X11: MCGIFAYLNYLTPKRREEIIELLVRGLERLEYRGYDSAGIGIDSVDGGVCLIKQTGKVKCLRDKIEAQKEKLAFEKEHEVHIGIAHTRWATHGVPSDVNSHPQRSGEGNAFVVVHNGIITNYKDVKQFLIQKGHKFESETDTEVIAKLTEHLHHLHPTYSFRELVEQVVQQLEGAFALCFKSKHFPGEVVATRRGSPLLVGIKTKTKLATDHIPVLYSKDSPEKVELKDLEDNQDHRPHANDIPATGFNRTQSTTEFLPLGDDREVEYFFASDASAIIEHTDRVIYLLDDDVSSVDTEGVLKIHRLKRSLDDTHAREITTLKMEIQQIMKGNFSSFMQKEIFEQPESVVNTMRGRINFDRETVVLGGIKDYISEIRRCRRLLLIACGTSYHSAIATRQLLEELTELPVMVDLASDFLDRNTPIFRDDVCFFISQSGETADTLMALRYCKQRGALIVGITNTVGSSICRESHCGVHINAGPEIGVASTKAYTSQMISLVMFALMISEDRISAQPRRSEIIQGLHKLPEQIKEVLSLDSKIQEISKEVFEKKSLLVLGRGYNYATCLEGALKIKEITYMHSEGILAGELKHGPLALVDRGMPIIMICTRDNVFVKCMNALQQVTAREGRPILICHKGDEEPQKYGSSVLEVPKTVDCLQGLLTVIPMQLLSYHIAVLRGCNVDCPRNLAKSVTVE; this comes from the exons ATGTGTG GAATCTTCGCCTACCTGAACTACCTGACCCCCAAGCGCCGCGAGGAGATCATTGAGCTTCTGGTGCGAGGACTGGAGAGGCTCGAGTACCGCGGCTACGACTCCGCAG gTATTGGCATCGACTCCGTGGACGGTGGCGTGTGCCTCATCAAGCAGACGGGCAAGGTCAAGTGCCTCCGCGACAAGATCGAGGCCCAGAAGGAGAAGCTCGCCTTCGAAAAGGAACATGAGGTCCACATCGGCATCGCCCACACCCGCTGGGCCACGCACGGCGTCCCCTCCGACGTGAACTCCCACCCGCAGCGCTCCGGCGAAGGGAACGCCTTCGTGGTCGTGCATAACG GAATTATTACCAACTACAAGGACGTGAAGCAGTTCCTCATCCAGAAGGGTCACAAGTTCGAGTCCGAGACAGACACTGAGGTGATCGCCAAGCTGACCGAGCACCTTCACCACCTGCACCCCACCTACTCCTTCAGGGAACTCGTCGAGCAGGTGGTGCAACAGCTG GAAGGAGCCTTTGCTCTTTGCTTCAAGAGCAAGCACTTCCCAGGAGAGGTCGTGGCCACCCGCCGGGGATCTCCCCTTCTCGTGGGCATCAAAACTAAGACCAAGTTGGCCACAGACCACATTCCCGTTCTCTACAGCAAGG ACTCCCCCGAGAAGGTTGAACTGAAAG ACTTAGAAG ACAACCAAG ATCATCGTCCCCATGCCAACGACATCCCCGCAACAGGCTTTAACCGCACACAGTCCACCACAGAATTCTTACCCTTGGGCGATGACAGGGAAGTGGAGTACTTCTTTGCCTCTGACGCTTCAGCCATCATTGAGCACACAGATCGTGTCATCTACCTTCTG GATGATGATGTATCCAGTGTAGACACAGAAGGTGTTCTGAAGATCCATCGTCTCAAACGCTCTCTGGATGACACACATGCCCGTGAAATCACAACCCTCAAGATGGAGATCCAACAGATCATGAAGGGCAACTTCTCCTCCTTCATGCAGAAAGAAATCTTTGAGCAGCCTGAGTCTGTAGTTAACACCATGAGAGGACGCATTAACTTTGACCGAGAGACTGTTGTCTTGGGAGGCATCAAG GATTACATCAGTGAAATTCGCCGTTGTCGCCGTTTGCTACTTATTGCTTGCGGAACATCATACCACTCAGCAATTGCAACAAGGCAGTTGTTGGAGGAGCTCACTGAACTCCCTGTAATGGTTGATTTGGCCTCAGACTTCCTTGACCGCAACACACCTATCTTCAGAGATGATGTGTGCTTCTTTATTTCACAATCTGGAGAAACTGCAGATACTCTCATGGCTCTCAG ATACTGTAAACAACGTGGTGCCCTGATTGTAGGAATTACTAACACAGTCGGCTCTTCTATCTGCCGAGAGTCTCACTGTGGAGTGCATATTAATGCTGGACCTGAGATTGGTGTTGCTTCCACAAAGGCCTACACTTCCCAAATGATTTCCCTTGTTATGTTTGCCCTTATGATCTCAGAGGATCGTATCTCAGCACAGCCCCGCCGTTCAGAAATTATTCAGGGACTGCACAAGCTTCCAGAGCAGATCAaggag GTGCTGAGTCTGGATTCAAAAATCCAGGAGATCAGTAAAGAAGTATTTGAGAAGAAATCCTTGTTGGTTCTTGGTCGAGGCTACAACTATGCAACCTGCCTTGAAGGGGCTCTG aaaatcaaggaaatcaCATACATGCACAGTGAAGGTATTCTTGCTGGAGAACTCAAGCATGGTCCCCTTGCCTTAGTTGACAGAGGCATGCCCATCATCATGATTTGCACACGTGACAATGTATTTGTG AAATGCATGAATGCACTCCAGCAAGTTACAGCTCGTGAAGGAAGGCCAATTCTCATCTGCCACAAGGGTGATGAGGAACCACAGAAGTATGGTTCTAGTGTTCTTGAGGTCCCCAAAACAGTTGA
- the LOC119572340 gene encoding glutamine--fructose-6-phosphate aminotransferase [isomerizing] 2-like isoform X6, translating to MCGIFAYLNYLTPKRREEIIELLVRGLERLEYRGYDSAGIGIDSVDGGVCLIKQTGKVKCLRDKIEAQKEKLAFEKEHEVHIGIAHTRWATHGVPSDVNSHPQRSGEGNAFVVVHNGIITNYKDVKQFLIQKGHKFESETDTEVIAKLTEHLHHLHPTYSFRELVEQVVQQLEGAFALCFKSKHFPGEVVATRRGSPLLVGIKTKTKLATDHIPVLYSKDVYEFGGRSLGARERDNQDHRPHANDIPATGFNRTQSTTEFLPLGDDREVEYFFASDASAIIEHTDRVIYLLDDDVSSVDTEGVLKIHRLKRSLDDTHAREITTLKMEIQQIMKGNFSSFMQKEIFEQPESVVNTMRGRINFDRETVVLGGIKDYISEIRRCRRLLLIACGTSYHSAIATRQLLEELTELPVMVDLASDFLDRNTPIFRDDVCFFISQSGETADTLMALRYCKQRGALIVGITNTVGSSICRESHCGVHINAGPEIGVASTKAYTSQMISLVMFALMISEDRISAQPRRSEIIQGLHKLPEQIKEVLSLDSKIQEISKEVFEKKSLLVLGRGYNYATCLEGALKIKEITYMHSEGILAGELKHGPLALVDRGMPIIMICTRDNVFVKCMNALQQVTAREGRPILICHKGDEEPQKYGSSVLEVPKTVDCLQGLLTVIPMQLLSYHIAVLRGCNVDCPRNLAKSVTVE from the exons ATGTGtg GAATCTTCGCCTACCTGAACTACCTGACCCCCAAGCGCCGCGAGGAGATCATTGAGCTTCTGGTGCGAGGACTGGAGAGGCTCGAGTACCGCGGCTACGACTCCGCAG gTATTGGCATCGACTCCGTGGACGGTGGCGTGTGCCTCATCAAGCAGACGGGCAAGGTCAAGTGCCTCCGCGACAAGATCGAGGCCCAGAAGGAGAAGCTCGCCTTCGAAAAGGAACATGAGGTCCACATCGGCATCGCCCACACCCGCTGGGCCACGCACGGCGTCCCCTCCGACGTGAACTCCCACCCGCAGCGCTCCGGCGAAGGGAACGCCTTCGTGGTCGTGCATAACG GAATTATTACCAACTACAAGGACGTGAAGCAGTTCCTCATCCAGAAGGGTCACAAGTTCGAGTCCGAGACAGACACTGAGGTGATCGCCAAGCTGACCGAGCACCTTCACCACCTGCACCCCACCTACTCCTTCAGGGAACTCGTCGAGCAGGTGGTGCAACAGCTG GAAGGAGCCTTTGCTCTTTGCTTCAAGAGCAAGCACTTCCCAGGAGAGGTCGTGGCCACCCGCCGGGGATCTCCCCTTCTCGTGGGCATCAAAACTAAGACCAAGTTGGCCACAGACCACATTCCCGTTCTCTACAGCAAGG ATGTGTACGAGTTCGGAGGACGGTCACTGggtgcaagagagagag ACAACCAAG ATCATCGTCCCCATGCCAACGACATCCCCGCAACAGGCTTTAACCGCACACAGTCCACCACAGAATTCTTACCCTTGGGCGATGACAGGGAAGTGGAGTACTTCTTTGCCTCTGACGCTTCAGCCATCATTGAGCACACAGATCGTGTCATCTACCTTCTG GATGATGATGTATCCAGTGTAGACACAGAAGGTGTTCTGAAGATCCATCGTCTCAAACGCTCTCTGGATGACACACATGCCCGTGAAATCACAACCCTCAAGATGGAGATCCAACAGATCATGAAGGGCAACTTCTCCTCCTTCATGCAGAAAGAAATCTTTGAGCAGCCTGAGTCTGTAGTTAACACCATGAGAGGACGCATTAACTTTGACCGAGAGACTGTTGTCTTGGGAGGCATCAAG GATTACATCAGTGAAATTCGCCGTTGTCGCCGTTTGCTACTTATTGCTTGCGGAACATCATACCACTCAGCAATTGCAACAAGGCAGTTGTTGGAGGAGCTCACTGAACTCCCTGTAATGGTTGATTTGGCCTCAGACTTCCTTGACCGCAACACACCTATCTTCAGAGATGATGTGTGCTTCTTTATTTCACAATCTGGAGAAACTGCAGATACTCTCATGGCTCTCAG ATACTGTAAACAACGTGGTGCCCTGATTGTAGGAATTACTAACACAGTCGGCTCTTCTATCTGCCGAGAGTCTCACTGTGGAGTGCATATTAATGCTGGACCTGAGATTGGTGTTGCTTCCACAAAGGCCTACACTTCCCAAATGATTTCCCTTGTTATGTTTGCCCTTATGATCTCAGAGGATCGTATCTCAGCACAGCCCCGCCGTTCAGAAATTATTCAGGGACTGCACAAGCTTCCAGAGCAGATCAaggag GTGCTGAGTCTGGATTCAAAAATCCAGGAGATCAGTAAAGAAGTATTTGAGAAGAAATCCTTGTTGGTTCTTGGTCGAGGCTACAACTATGCAACCTGCCTTGAAGGGGCTCTG aaaatcaaggaaatcaCATACATGCACAGTGAAGGTATTCTTGCTGGAGAACTCAAGCATGGTCCCCTTGCCTTAGTTGACAGAGGCATGCCCATCATCATGATTTGCACACGTGACAATGTATTTGTG AAATGCATGAATGCACTCCAGCAAGTTACAGCTCGTGAAGGAAGGCCAATTCTCATCTGCCACAAGGGTGATGAGGAACCACAGAAGTATGGTTCTAGTGTTCTTGAGGTCCCCAAAACAGTTGA
- the LOC119572340 gene encoding glutamine--fructose-6-phosphate aminotransferase [isomerizing] 2-like isoform X7, which produces MCGIFAYLNYLTPKRREEIIELLVRGLERLEYRGYDSAGIGIDSVDGGVCLIKQTGKVKCLRDKIEAQKEKLAFEKEHEVHIGIAHTRWATHGVPSDVNSHPQRSGEGNAFVVVHNGIITNYKDVKQFLIQKGHKFESETDTEVIAKLTEHLHHLHPTYSFRELVEQVVQQLEGAFALCFKSKHFPGEVVATRRGSPLLVGIKTKTKLATDHIPVLYSKDSPEKVELKALPKSDNQDHRPHANDIPATGFNRTQSTTEFLPLGDDREVEYFFASDASAIIEHTDRVIYLLDDDVSSVDTEGVLKIHRLKRSLDDTHAREITTLKMEIQQIMKGNFSSFMQKEIFEQPESVVNTMRGRINFDRETVVLGGIKDYISEIRRCRRLLLIACGTSYHSAIATRQLLEELTELPVMVDLASDFLDRNTPIFRDDVCFFISQSGETADTLMALRYCKQRGALIVGITNTVGSSICRESHCGVHINAGPEIGVASTKAYTSQMISLVMFALMISEDRISAQPRRSEIIQGLHKLPEQIKEVLSLDSKIQEISKEVFEKKSLLVLGRGYNYATCLEGALKIKEITYMHSEGILAGELKHGPLALVDRGMPIIMICTRDNVFVKCMNALQQVTAREGRPILICHKGDEEPQKYGSSVLEVPKTVDCLQGLLTVIPMQLLSYHIAVLRGCNVDCPRNLAKSVTVE; this is translated from the exons ATGTGtg GAATCTTCGCCTACCTGAACTACCTGACCCCCAAGCGCCGCGAGGAGATCATTGAGCTTCTGGTGCGAGGACTGGAGAGGCTCGAGTACCGCGGCTACGACTCCGCAG gTATTGGCATCGACTCCGTGGACGGTGGCGTGTGCCTCATCAAGCAGACGGGCAAGGTCAAGTGCCTCCGCGACAAGATCGAGGCCCAGAAGGAGAAGCTCGCCTTCGAAAAGGAACATGAGGTCCACATCGGCATCGCCCACACCCGCTGGGCCACGCACGGCGTCCCCTCCGACGTGAACTCCCACCCGCAGCGCTCCGGCGAAGGGAACGCCTTCGTGGTCGTGCATAACG GAATTATTACCAACTACAAGGACGTGAAGCAGTTCCTCATCCAGAAGGGTCACAAGTTCGAGTCCGAGACAGACACTGAGGTGATCGCCAAGCTGACCGAGCACCTTCACCACCTGCACCCCACCTACTCCTTCAGGGAACTCGTCGAGCAGGTGGTGCAACAGCTG GAAGGAGCCTTTGCTCTTTGCTTCAAGAGCAAGCACTTCCCAGGAGAGGTCGTGGCCACCCGCCGGGGATCTCCCCTTCTCGTGGGCATCAAAACTAAGACCAAGTTGGCCACAGACCACATTCCCGTTCTCTACAGCAAGG ACTCCCCCGAGAAGGTTGAACTGAAAG CACTTCCTAAAtcag ACAACCAAG ATCATCGTCCCCATGCCAACGACATCCCCGCAACAGGCTTTAACCGCACACAGTCCACCACAGAATTCTTACCCTTGGGCGATGACAGGGAAGTGGAGTACTTCTTTGCCTCTGACGCTTCAGCCATCATTGAGCACACAGATCGTGTCATCTACCTTCTG GATGATGATGTATCCAGTGTAGACACAGAAGGTGTTCTGAAGATCCATCGTCTCAAACGCTCTCTGGATGACACACATGCCCGTGAAATCACAACCCTCAAGATGGAGATCCAACAGATCATGAAGGGCAACTTCTCCTCCTTCATGCAGAAAGAAATCTTTGAGCAGCCTGAGTCTGTAGTTAACACCATGAGAGGACGCATTAACTTTGACCGAGAGACTGTTGTCTTGGGAGGCATCAAG GATTACATCAGTGAAATTCGCCGTTGTCGCCGTTTGCTACTTATTGCTTGCGGAACATCATACCACTCAGCAATTGCAACAAGGCAGTTGTTGGAGGAGCTCACTGAACTCCCTGTAATGGTTGATTTGGCCTCAGACTTCCTTGACCGCAACACACCTATCTTCAGAGATGATGTGTGCTTCTTTATTTCACAATCTGGAGAAACTGCAGATACTCTCATGGCTCTCAG ATACTGTAAACAACGTGGTGCCCTGATTGTAGGAATTACTAACACAGTCGGCTCTTCTATCTGCCGAGAGTCTCACTGTGGAGTGCATATTAATGCTGGACCTGAGATTGGTGTTGCTTCCACAAAGGCCTACACTTCCCAAATGATTTCCCTTGTTATGTTTGCCCTTATGATCTCAGAGGATCGTATCTCAGCACAGCCCCGCCGTTCAGAAATTATTCAGGGACTGCACAAGCTTCCAGAGCAGATCAaggag GTGCTGAGTCTGGATTCAAAAATCCAGGAGATCAGTAAAGAAGTATTTGAGAAGAAATCCTTGTTGGTTCTTGGTCGAGGCTACAACTATGCAACCTGCCTTGAAGGGGCTCTG aaaatcaaggaaatcaCATACATGCACAGTGAAGGTATTCTTGCTGGAGAACTCAAGCATGGTCCCCTTGCCTTAGTTGACAGAGGCATGCCCATCATCATGATTTGCACACGTGACAATGTATTTGTG AAATGCATGAATGCACTCCAGCAAGTTACAGCTCGTGAAGGAAGGCCAATTCTCATCTGCCACAAGGGTGATGAGGAACCACAGAAGTATGGTTCTAGTGTTCTTGAGGTCCCCAAAACAGTTGA
- the LOC119572340 gene encoding glutamine--fructose-6-phosphate aminotransferase [isomerizing] 2-like isoform X14: MCGIFAYLNYLTPKRREEIIELLVRGLERLEYRGYDSAGIGIDSVDGGVCLIKQTGKVKCLRDKIEAQKEKLAFEKEHEVHIGIAHTRWATHGVPSDVNSHPQRSGEGNAFVVVHNGIITNYKDVKQFLIQKGHKFESETDTEVIAKLTEHLHHLHPTYSFRELVEQVVQQLEGAFALCFKSKHFPGEVVATRRGSPLLVGIKTKTKLATDHIPVLYSKDSPEKVELKDHRPHANDIPATGFNRTQSTTEFLPLGDDREVEYFFASDASAIIEHTDRVIYLLDDDVSSVDTEGVLKIHRLKRSLDDTHAREITTLKMEIQQIMKGNFSSFMQKEIFEQPESVVNTMRGRINFDRETVVLGGIKDYISEIRRCRRLLLIACGTSYHSAIATRQLLEELTELPVMVDLASDFLDRNTPIFRDDVCFFISQSGETADTLMALRYCKQRGALIVGITNTVGSSICRESHCGVHINAGPEIGVASTKAYTSQMISLVMFALMISEDRISAQPRRSEIIQGLHKLPEQIKEVLSLDSKIQEISKEVFEKKSLLVLGRGYNYATCLEGALKIKEITYMHSEGILAGELKHGPLALVDRGMPIIMICTRDNVFVKCMNALQQVTAREGRPILICHKGDEEPQKYGSSVLEVPKTVDCLQGLLTVIPMQLLSYHIAVLRGCNVDCPRNLAKSVTVE; this comes from the exons ATGTGtg GAATCTTCGCCTACCTGAACTACCTGACCCCCAAGCGCCGCGAGGAGATCATTGAGCTTCTGGTGCGAGGACTGGAGAGGCTCGAGTACCGCGGCTACGACTCCGCAG gTATTGGCATCGACTCCGTGGACGGTGGCGTGTGCCTCATCAAGCAGACGGGCAAGGTCAAGTGCCTCCGCGACAAGATCGAGGCCCAGAAGGAGAAGCTCGCCTTCGAAAAGGAACATGAGGTCCACATCGGCATCGCCCACACCCGCTGGGCCACGCACGGCGTCCCCTCCGACGTGAACTCCCACCCGCAGCGCTCCGGCGAAGGGAACGCCTTCGTGGTCGTGCATAACG GAATTATTACCAACTACAAGGACGTGAAGCAGTTCCTCATCCAGAAGGGTCACAAGTTCGAGTCCGAGACAGACACTGAGGTGATCGCCAAGCTGACCGAGCACCTTCACCACCTGCACCCCACCTACTCCTTCAGGGAACTCGTCGAGCAGGTGGTGCAACAGCTG GAAGGAGCCTTTGCTCTTTGCTTCAAGAGCAAGCACTTCCCAGGAGAGGTCGTGGCCACCCGCCGGGGATCTCCCCTTCTCGTGGGCATCAAAACTAAGACCAAGTTGGCCACAGACCACATTCCCGTTCTCTACAGCAAGG ACTCCCCCGAGAAGGTTGAACTGAAAG ATCATCGTCCCCATGCCAACGACATCCCCGCAACAGGCTTTAACCGCACACAGTCCACCACAGAATTCTTACCCTTGGGCGATGACAGGGAAGTGGAGTACTTCTTTGCCTCTGACGCTTCAGCCATCATTGAGCACACAGATCGTGTCATCTACCTTCTG GATGATGATGTATCCAGTGTAGACACAGAAGGTGTTCTGAAGATCCATCGTCTCAAACGCTCTCTGGATGACACACATGCCCGTGAAATCACAACCCTCAAGATGGAGATCCAACAGATCATGAAGGGCAACTTCTCCTCCTTCATGCAGAAAGAAATCTTTGAGCAGCCTGAGTCTGTAGTTAACACCATGAGAGGACGCATTAACTTTGACCGAGAGACTGTTGTCTTGGGAGGCATCAAG GATTACATCAGTGAAATTCGCCGTTGTCGCCGTTTGCTACTTATTGCTTGCGGAACATCATACCACTCAGCAATTGCAACAAGGCAGTTGTTGGAGGAGCTCACTGAACTCCCTGTAATGGTTGATTTGGCCTCAGACTTCCTTGACCGCAACACACCTATCTTCAGAGATGATGTGTGCTTCTTTATTTCACAATCTGGAGAAACTGCAGATACTCTCATGGCTCTCAG ATACTGTAAACAACGTGGTGCCCTGATTGTAGGAATTACTAACACAGTCGGCTCTTCTATCTGCCGAGAGTCTCACTGTGGAGTGCATATTAATGCTGGACCTGAGATTGGTGTTGCTTCCACAAAGGCCTACACTTCCCAAATGATTTCCCTTGTTATGTTTGCCCTTATGATCTCAGAGGATCGTATCTCAGCACAGCCCCGCCGTTCAGAAATTATTCAGGGACTGCACAAGCTTCCAGAGCAGATCAaggag GTGCTGAGTCTGGATTCAAAAATCCAGGAGATCAGTAAAGAAGTATTTGAGAAGAAATCCTTGTTGGTTCTTGGTCGAGGCTACAACTATGCAACCTGCCTTGAAGGGGCTCTG aaaatcaaggaaatcaCATACATGCACAGTGAAGGTATTCTTGCTGGAGAACTCAAGCATGGTCCCCTTGCCTTAGTTGACAGAGGCATGCCCATCATCATGATTTGCACACGTGACAATGTATTTGTG AAATGCATGAATGCACTCCAGCAAGTTACAGCTCGTGAAGGAAGGCCAATTCTCATCTGCCACAAGGGTGATGAGGAACCACAGAAGTATGGTTCTAGTGTTCTTGAGGTCCCCAAAACAGTTGA
- the LOC119572340 gene encoding glutamine--fructose-6-phosphate aminotransferase [isomerizing] 2-like isoform X16, translated as MCGIFAYLNYLTPKRREEIIELLVRGLERLEYRGYDSAGIGIDSVDGGVCLIKQTGKVKCLRDKIEAQKEKLAFEKEHEVHIGIAHTRWATHGVPSDVNSHPQRSGEGNAFVVVHNGIITNYKDVKQFLIQKGHKFESETDTEVIAKLTEHLHHLHPTYSFRELVEQVVQQLEGAFALCFKSKHFPGEVVATRRGSPLLVGIKTKTKLATDHIPVLYSKDHRPHANDIPATGFNRTQSTTEFLPLGDDREVEYFFASDASAIIEHTDRVIYLLDDDVSSVDTEGVLKIHRLKRSLDDTHAREITTLKMEIQQIMKGNFSSFMQKEIFEQPESVVNTMRGRINFDRETVVLGGIKDYISEIRRCRRLLLIACGTSYHSAIATRQLLEELTELPVMVDLASDFLDRNTPIFRDDVCFFISQSGETADTLMALRYCKQRGALIVGITNTVGSSICRESHCGVHINAGPEIGVASTKAYTSQMISLVMFALMISEDRISAQPRRSEIIQGLHKLPEQIKEVLSLDSKIQEISKEVFEKKSLLVLGRGYNYATCLEGALKIKEITYMHSEGILAGELKHGPLALVDRGMPIIMICTRDNVFVKCMNALQQVTAREGRPILICHKGDEEPQKYGSSVLEVPKTVDCLQGLLTVIPMQLLSYHIAVLRGCNVDCPRNLAKSVTVE; from the exons ATGTGtg GAATCTTCGCCTACCTGAACTACCTGACCCCCAAGCGCCGCGAGGAGATCATTGAGCTTCTGGTGCGAGGACTGGAGAGGCTCGAGTACCGCGGCTACGACTCCGCAG gTATTGGCATCGACTCCGTGGACGGTGGCGTGTGCCTCATCAAGCAGACGGGCAAGGTCAAGTGCCTCCGCGACAAGATCGAGGCCCAGAAGGAGAAGCTCGCCTTCGAAAAGGAACATGAGGTCCACATCGGCATCGCCCACACCCGCTGGGCCACGCACGGCGTCCCCTCCGACGTGAACTCCCACCCGCAGCGCTCCGGCGAAGGGAACGCCTTCGTGGTCGTGCATAACG GAATTATTACCAACTACAAGGACGTGAAGCAGTTCCTCATCCAGAAGGGTCACAAGTTCGAGTCCGAGACAGACACTGAGGTGATCGCCAAGCTGACCGAGCACCTTCACCACCTGCACCCCACCTACTCCTTCAGGGAACTCGTCGAGCAGGTGGTGCAACAGCTG GAAGGAGCCTTTGCTCTTTGCTTCAAGAGCAAGCACTTCCCAGGAGAGGTCGTGGCCACCCGCCGGGGATCTCCCCTTCTCGTGGGCATCAAAACTAAGACCAAGTTGGCCACAGACCACATTCCCGTTCTCTACAGCAAGG ATCATCGTCCCCATGCCAACGACATCCCCGCAACAGGCTTTAACCGCACACAGTCCACCACAGAATTCTTACCCTTGGGCGATGACAGGGAAGTGGAGTACTTCTTTGCCTCTGACGCTTCAGCCATCATTGAGCACACAGATCGTGTCATCTACCTTCTG GATGATGATGTATCCAGTGTAGACACAGAAGGTGTTCTGAAGATCCATCGTCTCAAACGCTCTCTGGATGACACACATGCCCGTGAAATCACAACCCTCAAGATGGAGATCCAACAGATCATGAAGGGCAACTTCTCCTCCTTCATGCAGAAAGAAATCTTTGAGCAGCCTGAGTCTGTAGTTAACACCATGAGAGGACGCATTAACTTTGACCGAGAGACTGTTGTCTTGGGAGGCATCAAG GATTACATCAGTGAAATTCGCCGTTGTCGCCGTTTGCTACTTATTGCTTGCGGAACATCATACCACTCAGCAATTGCAACAAGGCAGTTGTTGGAGGAGCTCACTGAACTCCCTGTAATGGTTGATTTGGCCTCAGACTTCCTTGACCGCAACACACCTATCTTCAGAGATGATGTGTGCTTCTTTATTTCACAATCTGGAGAAACTGCAGATACTCTCATGGCTCTCAG ATACTGTAAACAACGTGGTGCCCTGATTGTAGGAATTACTAACACAGTCGGCTCTTCTATCTGCCGAGAGTCTCACTGTGGAGTGCATATTAATGCTGGACCTGAGATTGGTGTTGCTTCCACAAAGGCCTACACTTCCCAAATGATTTCCCTTGTTATGTTTGCCCTTATGATCTCAGAGGATCGTATCTCAGCACAGCCCCGCCGTTCAGAAATTATTCAGGGACTGCACAAGCTTCCAGAGCAGATCAaggag GTGCTGAGTCTGGATTCAAAAATCCAGGAGATCAGTAAAGAAGTATTTGAGAAGAAATCCTTGTTGGTTCTTGGTCGAGGCTACAACTATGCAACCTGCCTTGAAGGGGCTCTG aaaatcaaggaaatcaCATACATGCACAGTGAAGGTATTCTTGCTGGAGAACTCAAGCATGGTCCCCTTGCCTTAGTTGACAGAGGCATGCCCATCATCATGATTTGCACACGTGACAATGTATTTGTG AAATGCATGAATGCACTCCAGCAAGTTACAGCTCGTGAAGGAAGGCCAATTCTCATCTGCCACAAGGGTGATGAGGAACCACAGAAGTATGGTTCTAGTGTTCTTGAGGTCCCCAAAACAGTTGA